The Lycium barbarum isolate Lr01 chromosome 12, ASM1917538v2, whole genome shotgun sequence genome includes a region encoding these proteins:
- the LOC132624275 gene encoding uncharacterized protein LOC132624275, giving the protein MEDMISRVLKKVDSTDSFCKETRDEMISLGQIIADDGKFLKFIERLKGLSINIPLVEALEQIPGYAKFMKDLVTKRRHSSFEIVGVTHHCSCIVAKSLVEKKKDPGDFTIPCTIGMYKFTKALCDLGAYFNLMPLAIFNKLGLGTARPKTMRLLMAYITVKKPLGILYDVLVRVDRFILPADFVILDCEVDFEMPIILGRPFLATGSSVVDMERGDLKFRMNDEEIKFPYLQINETTDEYEYCVGYLYN; this is encoded by the exons ATGGAAGATATGATATCAAGAGTATTGAAAAAGGTGGATTCAACTGATTCCTTTTGCAAAGAGACAAGGGATGAAATGATAAGCTTGGGGCAAATTATAG CGGATGATGGGAAGTTTCTCAAGTTCATCGAGAGATTGAAAGGACTTTCAATCAACATTCCTTTAGTGGAGGCACTTGAACAAATACCCGGTTATGCAAAATTCATGAAAGACCTTGTGACCAAGAGGAGACATTCTAGTTTTGAAATTGTGGGAGTTACACATCATTGTAGCTGTATTGTGGCAAAATCCTtggttgaaaagaagaaagatcCAGGAGATTTCACCATTCCATGCACTATTGGGATGTACAAATTTACCaaagctttatgtgatcttggGGCATACTTCAACTTGATGCCACTTGCTATCTTTAACAAATTGGGTTTAGGCACTGCCCGACCCAAAACAATGAGGTTGTTAATGGCGTATATAACCGTGAAGAAACCGCTTGGTATCctttatgatgtgcttgtgagAGTTGATCGGTTCATTCTTCCGGCCGactttgtgatcttggattgtgaagttgattTCGAGATgcccataatcttgggaagacctTTCTTGGCTACAGGGAGTTCTGTTGTAGATATGGAGAGGGGTGACCtaaaatttagaatgaatgatgaagagataAAATTTCCATATTTGCAAATCAATGAAACAACCGACGAATATGAGTATTGTGTCGGTTATTTATATAATTGA